In Maridesulfovibrio sp., a single genomic region encodes these proteins:
- a CDS encoding DUF6573 family protein, with protein MVINCDPLFRMIYSYTRKQAIEDGNLIDVTEQSKGTGFKVPVAVSVTLYERYITPPKGLEGEGQSVEGRLHDLFTMCLLAMQDKLDQSRISFQVLFLTKSSPRTIEEIEVVCQCGPVSCL; from the coding sequence ATGGTAATTAACTGCGATCCACTGTTTCGGATGATCTATTCCTATACTCGGAAACAGGCGATTGAAGACGGAAATTTAATCGATGTGACCGAACAGTCTAAGGGAACCGGTTTCAAGGTTCCAGTAGCGGTGTCAGTGACCTTGTACGAAAGATACATCACACCACCGAAAGGACTTGAAGGCGAAGGACAGAGCGTAGAAGGGCGACTCCACGATCTCTTCACCATGTGCTTACTCGCGATGCAGGATAAACTGGACCAGAGCAGGATAAGCTTTCAGGTCTTGTTTTTAACCAAGTCATCGCCGAGGACCATTGAAGAAATAGAAGTGGTGTGCCAGTGCGGTCCAGTATCTTGTTTGTGA
- a CDS encoding SH3 domain-containing protein, with product MKRLLISLFCTLLVAGCFSRTNIPIGDLSNLPQDAGAFNDLVPDTRLISQPEQDAAYHRFLAAHFGPWDQSEPVHSAEDVFWGIRVYGPKKIYGENTLPRSPGWMLRMEQLSCMDSYPSMSRRAIAVTNTSMRVLPTLRPAFYDFAEAGEGFPFDYMQNSLVLAGTPLYASHMSADGAWVMVESRFAFGWVPVTDIGWVDEDFAKTFRSGLYGAVIQDEVPVAKLDGSYQFTANVGTILPYAPARPGSRRIYFHIPVRDRNGNAVLATAALRPEVVDVMPIPATPANFSMIINNMLGRQYGWGGLYQDRDCSSSTMDLMAGFGIYLPRNSSQQVKVGQLFSLEGMDRDEKKKSIISQSTPFLTLIRKPGHIMLYIGQRNGEPVVFHSVWGLKTKTNGKLGRKIIGGAVITTLEPGLEQPDLARPDGILLETVYSASNLPGITEK from the coding sequence ATGAAACGATTACTTATATCTCTTTTTTGTACCCTGCTGGTTGCGGGATGTTTCAGCAGAACCAACATCCCCATCGGCGACCTGTCAAATCTGCCGCAGGATGCCGGAGCCTTTAACGACCTTGTTCCAGACACCCGGCTTATTTCTCAGCCGGAACAGGATGCTGCATACCATCGGTTTCTTGCCGCCCATTTCGGCCCATGGGATCAGTCAGAGCCTGTTCACTCCGCAGAAGATGTTTTTTGGGGAATAAGGGTCTATGGCCCTAAAAAAATATATGGGGAAAACACGTTGCCCCGTTCGCCGGGCTGGATGCTCAGAATGGAGCAGCTTTCATGCATGGATAGCTATCCTTCCATGTCGAGACGGGCCATTGCCGTTACCAACACCAGCATGCGTGTGCTGCCGACCCTTCGTCCCGCCTTTTACGACTTTGCCGAAGCAGGCGAAGGTTTTCCCTTCGATTACATGCAGAACTCCCTTGTCCTTGCGGGAACACCGCTTTACGCAAGCCATATGAGCGCGGACGGCGCGTGGGTCATGGTGGAATCTCGTTTCGCCTTCGGCTGGGTGCCGGTGACAGATATCGGCTGGGTGGATGAGGACTTTGCAAAGACCTTCCGTTCCGGACTGTACGGAGCGGTCATTCAGGATGAAGTTCCGGTGGCGAAGCTTGACGGTAGCTACCAATTCACCGCGAACGTAGGGACCATTTTGCCGTATGCCCCGGCCCGCCCGGGAAGCAGACGTATTTACTTTCATATCCCCGTCCGTGACCGGAATGGCAACGCTGTTCTTGCTACAGCGGCCCTTCGTCCCGAGGTAGTGGATGTCATGCCAATTCCTGCTACGCCCGCTAACTTCAGCATGATTATCAACAACATGCTCGGTCGCCAGTACGGATGGGGCGGTCTGTATCAAGACCGCGACTGTTCATCCTCCACGATGGATCTCATGGCCGGTTTTGGTATCTATCTTCCCCGCAATTCAAGCCAGCAGGTCAAGGTAGGCCAATTGTTTTCATTGGAAGGCATGGACAGGGATGAGAAAAAAAAGAGCATCATCAGCCAGAGCACTCCTTTTCTGACCCTTATCCGCAAGCCCGGACATATCATGCTCTACATAGGCCAGCGCAATGGAGAGCCTGTTGTTTTTCACTCTGTCTGGGGATTGAAGACGAAGACAAATGGGAAATTAGGCCGCAAAATTATTGGCGGAGCCGTGATAACCACACTGGAACCCGGGCTGGAACAACCTGATTTGGCCCGACCGGACGGAATCCTGTTGGAGACGGTTTATTCCGCTTCAAATTTGCCCGGAATTACAGAAAAATAA
- a CDS encoding transporter substrate-binding domain-containing protein, which produces MVFSTQVQKGVYYKHVSLILSEAFRRLGYRFQLESYPSKRALKNSNSGAVDGEALRVAGIEKTYTNLIRVPEALLTGEGYAYSTKEIEIPNGWEDLRGHRVAAIRGLWAFKKAARYAAQFYEVDSQTSLLRFLLKGRADIILDGPAIDRFLVKEEFRTKGIRKLKPALTSLPFYAYLNCKHEALVIPLAKTLQEMKLDGTYASIMK; this is translated from the coding sequence ATGGTTTTCTCAACACAGGTCCAAAAAGGAGTTTACTATAAACACGTATCTCTGATTTTGAGCGAAGCTTTCAGAAGACTTGGCTATAGATTCCAATTAGAATCCTACCCTAGCAAACGTGCATTGAAAAATTCTAATTCCGGTGCTGTCGACGGGGAGGCTCTCAGGGTCGCGGGAATCGAAAAAACATACACAAACCTGATCAGGGTTCCTGAAGCCCTGCTGACAGGAGAAGGCTACGCCTATTCTACCAAAGAGATCGAAATTCCTAACGGCTGGGAAGACCTAAGAGGACATAGAGTGGCGGCAATCAGAGGTCTCTGGGCTTTTAAAAAAGCAGCCAGGTACGCAGCGCAATTTTATGAGGTGGATTCACAGACAAGTCTACTTCGTTTTCTCCTTAAGGGCAGGGCTGATATTATTCTTGATGGCCCCGCAATAGACCGTTTTTTAGTTAAGGAAGAATTCCGCACCAAGGGCATACGAAAACTAAAACCGGCACTAACCTCACTGCCATTTTACGCCTACCTTAATTGTAAGCATGAAGCCCTTGTAATTCCTCTGGCAAAGACATTACAGGAAATGAAATTGGATGGGACCTATGCTTCAATCATGAAATAG
- a CDS encoding ABC transporter substrate-binding protein, whose protein sequence is MFKIVNLSIVAVMVVIFIPIYASAFTLKTYYQDGFPKYYIENVDNVCVVRGLCSEIIKLIEEKAPNIKFDAPPELVKFSRIKHDLYNGVIDVFLGMTRTPSRENQFIYLDPPLYRIRHVLAMRRDDYVEIKSFNDIRRLKGNGKILTNHGTSSEKFLTKQGGLVIDAGATTLSQNLMKLDKGRGRFIYFHDLGLINTIRHGGWGKKVKILPVVFYTYSHYLVFSKHADPEAVKIVQRVLNEIAESGELQSVTAQYFKDII, encoded by the coding sequence ATGTTTAAGATAGTCAACTTGTCAATCGTTGCGGTCATGGTAGTAATTTTTATTCCGATTTATGCTTCGGCATTTACGTTGAAAACATATTATCAGGACGGTTTTCCCAAGTATTATATTGAAAATGTGGATAATGTCTGTGTTGTCCGTGGATTGTGTTCTGAAATTATAAAACTGATTGAAGAAAAAGCGCCGAATATCAAGTTTGATGCTCCTCCTGAGTTGGTTAAATTTAGCCGGATAAAACATGATTTGTATAATGGGGTGATAGATGTCTTTTTAGGGATGACCCGTACCCCCTCGCGAGAAAACCAATTTATTTATTTGGATCCTCCGCTATACAGAATTAGACATGTGCTTGCTATGCGCCGTGATGATTATGTAGAAATTAAAAGTTTCAATGACATCCGGAGGCTTAAGGGAAATGGGAAAATTTTGACAAATCACGGGACTTCTTCCGAGAAATTTTTAACTAAACAGGGCGGTCTTGTCATAGATGCAGGAGCTACAACTCTTTCGCAGAACCTGATGAAATTGGACAAGGGAAGAGGCCGGTTTATATATTTCCATGATCTTGGCCTTATTAACACAATACGGCATGGAGGGTGGGGTAAAAAAGTAAAGATTTTACCTGTAGTATTTTATACCTATTCACATTACTTGGTTTTCTCCAAACACGCAGATCCGGAAGCCGTGAAAATTGTTCAACGGGTTTTAAATGAAATTGCAGAAAGTGGAGAACTGCAATCAGTTACAGCACAATACTTCAAGGATATTATTTGA
- a CDS encoding LysR family transcriptional regulator, which yields MDLCKIKTFRMAAVMLNFNKAAEALNLAQSTVSAQVKSLEDELGELLFKRIHKKIVLTDAGETMLFYANKMLSIEEEARANISNKLSPVGTIRLLVPEAVASTYLPGVLNKYLSLHPFVNFDISNCSQSGLENELRTESVDFAFIFSKHIDSINLHSEIVLVEDFVIVTRADSYLSSKIDVDISDLNGQTVLLPKAGCGHGLLLKQMLNLDIVKPSSVIESTSVEAIKNYIKENDCIAVLPRISIQDELLKKHIVELDWPNKLTIEVIMVWHKNRILSPTLLDFMELARNMRD from the coding sequence ATGGATTTATGTAAAATCAAGACATTCAGAATGGCGGCAGTAATGTTGAATTTCAACAAAGCTGCCGAAGCCTTGAATCTTGCTCAATCGACTGTTTCTGCTCAGGTCAAAAGCCTTGAAGATGAGCTCGGAGAGCTTTTGTTCAAAAGGATTCATAAAAAGATTGTGTTGACTGATGCCGGCGAAACAATGTTGTTTTATGCAAATAAAATGCTATCCATAGAGGAAGAAGCTCGTGCTAATATTTCTAATAAATTAAGCCCGGTAGGAACCATTCGTCTGCTTGTGCCTGAAGCTGTGGCATCAACTTATTTGCCTGGTGTGTTAAATAAATACCTGAGTCTCCATCCATTTGTAAATTTTGATATTTCCAATTGTTCCCAAAGTGGGCTGGAAAATGAATTGCGTACTGAGTCAGTTGATTTTGCGTTTATATTTTCTAAGCATATTGATTCTATTAATCTGCATTCAGAGATCGTTCTGGTTGAAGATTTTGTAATTGTGACAAGAGCTGATTCTTATTTATCTAGTAAAATTGATGTTGATATTTCGGACTTGAATGGACAGACCGTGTTATTACCGAAAGCTGGGTGTGGTCATGGCTTGCTTTTGAAGCAGATGTTAAATTTAGATATAGTTAAACCTTCTTCAGTTATAGAATCTACAAGTGTTGAGGCTATCAAAAATTATATTAAAGAAAATGATTGTATTGCAGTGTTGCCAAGAATTTCGATTCAAGACGAATTATTGAAAAAGCATATTGTTGAGTTGGACTGGCCCAACAAGCTTACTATAGAGGTCATTATGGTTTGGCATAAGAATAGAATCCTTTCGCCTACCTTATTAGATTTTATGGAATTGGCCAGAAATATGCGTGATTGA
- a CDS encoding SDR family oxidoreductase, with translation MQNKNVLITGGNKGIGLELTGRFIENGANVIVVARDFSSFTFNNHPQVTTVAYDFKNVSGIPELVADLPDIDVLVNNAGIMFATPYDQYTEQAVHDILKINIEAPVAMITEVSRSMIERKRGRIVNNASIAGQIGHPDVWYGITKAGLINATKSFARILGPHGIVINAVAPGPIETDMLHTIPIERRNQIKSVVYSGRFGHPEEVAEAMYWLATDCPEYINGTCIDINNGSFPR, from the coding sequence ATGCAGAACAAGAATGTTCTTATAACTGGAGGCAACAAGGGAATCGGCCTTGAGCTTACCGGAAGATTCATCGAAAACGGGGCGAATGTCATTGTTGTTGCCCGCGATTTTTCCAGTTTCACGTTCAACAACCATCCGCAGGTAACGACTGTTGCTTATGACTTCAAAAATGTGTCCGGAATTCCGGAGCTTGTTGCAGACCTGCCTGACATAGACGTTCTGGTTAACAATGCCGGAATCATGTTCGCGACACCCTACGATCAATATACTGAACAGGCTGTCCATGATATCTTGAAAATCAACATAGAAGCTCCGGTGGCCATGATCACGGAGGTTTCCAGGTCAATGATTGAACGCAAACGTGGGCGCATTGTTAACAACGCATCCATTGCCGGACAGATTGGCCACCCCGATGTCTGGTACGGCATCACTAAAGCCGGCCTGATCAACGCGACCAAAAGTTTCGCCAGGATTCTGGGGCCTCACGGCATCGTGATTAATGCTGTAGCCCCCGGACCCATTGAAACGGATATGCTTCATACTATTCCAATTGAACGCCGCAACCAGATTAAATCCGTTGTTTATAGCGGACGTTTCGGTCATCCCGAAGAAGTCGCCGAAGCCATGTACTGGCTGGCAACAGATTGCCCGGAATATATCAACGGCACCTGTATAGACATCAACAACGGTTCTTTTCCTCGCTAA
- a CDS encoding GGDEF domain-containing protein, whose product MSLYVSAEDSADNPEFSWDGKFKNQTFEKDFSAETWPDKRNRLGIIGGVGGLAYGLAGIGTWVDLGATPIVKGLTIARLLVSLAGIFLFFASRRQTSSETMNKLWLAFFCPLGIYETVEAVLLYTPNLEFSVPFTLLIIFLMYLLIPQDLKTILWTSSLASILYVVALASFTVPKWTNCIQLALFFIFANILGAYLLLTRLKSERLRFAALQKVQKLNIQLQEEISQKKEINSKLEQLAITDELTGIFNRRHFMCCAEKEQDRFKRYGNTYCLLMFDIDNFKSVNDTHGHYVGDRVLTVVAQTLNSMRRTNDIFGRLGGEEFSMLLPQTELEQGLRLAERMREAISELQFDVPVKQITISIGLSEIGKDGYSFEEVLHQADEALYKAKELGRNQTQLFANKDKKMASQG is encoded by the coding sequence ATGTCCTTATATGTATCCGCAGAAGATTCAGCAGACAATCCTGAATTCTCATGGGACGGAAAATTTAAAAACCAGACATTTGAAAAAGACTTTTCTGCCGAAACTTGGCCGGATAAGCGAAATAGACTTGGAATCATCGGAGGGGTTGGCGGACTGGCCTACGGCCTTGCCGGAATCGGGACATGGGTCGATCTCGGTGCTACCCCAATTGTTAAAGGCTTGACCATTGCCCGTTTGCTTGTCTCCCTTGCCGGTATTTTTCTTTTCTTTGCATCCCGCAGGCAAACCAGCTCTGAAACAATGAATAAGCTATGGCTGGCTTTCTTTTGTCCGCTTGGAATCTATGAAACAGTTGAGGCTGTTCTGCTATATACTCCGAATCTCGAATTCAGTGTCCCGTTTACACTGCTAATCATTTTTTTGATGTACCTGCTTATCCCACAGGACCTTAAAACAATACTCTGGACTTCCTCACTGGCTTCTATTCTATACGTAGTGGCCCTTGCTTCGTTTACTGTTCCCAAGTGGACCAATTGTATTCAACTTGCTCTATTTTTCATTTTTGCCAATATATTAGGAGCATATCTGTTACTTACCAGATTAAAAAGTGAACGGCTGCGTTTTGCGGCACTTCAGAAAGTCCAAAAGCTGAATATCCAACTACAGGAAGAGATCAGTCAAAAAAAAGAGATAAACTCCAAGCTTGAACAACTGGCAATTACTGATGAATTGACCGGCATTTTCAACCGCCGCCATTTCATGTGCTGCGCCGAGAAAGAGCAAGACCGTTTCAAACGCTATGGAAACACCTATTGCCTGCTGATGTTCGATATTGATAATTTCAAATCAGTTAATGACACCCACGGACACTATGTTGGCGACAGGGTCCTGACAGTAGTTGCCCAGACTTTGAATTCAATGCGCCGAACCAACGATATCTTCGGACGTCTGGGCGGGGAGGAATTCAGCATGCTGCTGCCTCAGACCGAGCTTGAGCAGGGGCTCAGATTGGCAGAACGAATGCGGGAAGCGATAAGCGAATTACAATTTGATGTGCCTGTTAAACAAATAACGATCAGTATCGGGCTGAGCGAGATAGGAAAGGACGGATATTCATTTGAGGAAGTTCTCCACCAGGCTGACGAAGCTTTATACAAGGCGAAGGAACTTGGCAGGAATCAAACTCAATTATTTGCGAATAAAGATAAAAAAATGGCATCACAGGGGTAA
- a CDS encoding amino acid ABC transporter permease gives MKNTDEIIPLRHYGRWFSGAVLIIIFGVIVHAFMVGQIDWPVVGKFFFSPSLISGLGNTILITVCSMFVGIILGVVFAVMRLSENPVMRWFAGLYVWLFRGTPVYLQLLIWFNLALIFPVINLGFAEYRMVDVMTPFMAALFGLGLNEGAYLTEIVRSGILSVDKGQLDAATTLGMTRLLAMRRIVLPQAMRVIIPPVGNEFIGLLKTSSMASAIAFTELLHRAQLIYFVNAKVMELLIVATGWYLIVVTILSVLQMGIERYFNRGHNFSSNKNLFDILISYILPKKQMGA, from the coding sequence ATGAAAAATACGGACGAAATTATTCCACTGCGGCATTATGGCCGCTGGTTTTCGGGTGCGGTTCTCATCATCATATTCGGAGTTATTGTTCATGCTTTCATGGTCGGGCAGATAGACTGGCCTGTTGTGGGCAAGTTCTTTTTTTCTCCTTCACTGATCTCCGGCCTCGGCAATACTATTCTGATAACTGTCTGCTCCATGTTCGTGGGAATAATTCTCGGCGTTGTTTTTGCCGTTATGCGTTTATCGGAAAATCCGGTCATGCGCTGGTTTGCAGGGCTGTACGTCTGGCTTTTCCGTGGAACTCCGGTTTATCTGCAACTGCTTATCTGGTTTAACCTTGCGCTGATTTTTCCTGTCATCAACCTCGGCTTTGCCGAATACCGTATGGTTGATGTGATGACCCCGTTTATGGCGGCTCTGTTCGGCCTTGGACTGAATGAAGGAGCTTATCTGACCGAGATTGTGCGAAGCGGTATTCTTTCCGTGGACAAAGGGCAGCTTGACGCTGCGACCACACTTGGAATGACCCGTCTGCTTGCCATGCGCCGCATTGTTCTGCCGCAGGCCATGCGGGTAATTATCCCGCCTGTGGGCAATGAATTTATCGGGCTGCTGAAAACATCATCAATGGCCAGCGCGATTGCCTTCACCGAACTTTTGCACCGTGCGCAGCTTATATATTTTGTGAATGCCAAGGTTATGGAGCTGCTGATTGTCGCAACCGGATGGTATCTGATTGTCGTCACGATCCTGAGTGTTCTTCAGATGGGTATTGAACGCTATTTCAATCGCGGCCACAATTTTTCCAGTAACAAGAATTTGTTTGATATTTTAATTTCATACATTCTACCTAAAAAACAGATGGGAGCATAA
- a CDS encoding amino acid ABC transporter ATP-binding protein encodes MSDSNPMLRIQNVHKSYGAHEILKGIDMEVHKGDVLCLLGPSGSGKSTLLRCINHLEKINAGRIYVDNELVGMTERNGKLYEQNEKQLCRMRGKIGMVFQNFNLFPHMTVLENIIEGPVYVQGKNPAKMKERAYGLLEKVGLRDWADRFPKQLSGGQQQRVAIARSLAMEPALMLFDEPTSALDPELVGEVLNVMRDLAGSGMTMVVVTHEMEFAKNVASKVVFMDDGYVLESGTPEEVFGNPKNERTRAFIGAIA; translated from the coding sequence ATGTCAGATTCCAATCCCATGCTCCGAATCCAGAATGTCCATAAGTCATACGGCGCGCATGAAATTTTAAAAGGCATTGATATGGAAGTTCATAAAGGGGATGTGCTCTGTCTGCTCGGACCTTCCGGGTCAGGAAAGAGTACTCTTCTGCGCTGCATCAATCACTTGGAAAAAATCAATGCCGGACGCATTTACGTTGATAACGAGCTTGTAGGAATGACTGAGCGCAACGGCAAGCTCTATGAGCAGAACGAAAAACAGCTCTGCCGCATGCGTGGTAAAATCGGCATGGTCTTTCAGAATTTCAATCTTTTCCCGCACATGACTGTTCTTGAAAATATTATTGAAGGGCCGGTTTACGTGCAGGGAAAAAATCCCGCAAAGATGAAAGAGCGTGCTTATGGCCTGCTGGAAAAGGTCGGTTTGAGGGATTGGGCGGACCGCTTCCCGAAACAGCTTTCCGGTGGACAGCAGCAACGCGTGGCGATTGCCCGTTCACTGGCAATGGAACCGGCCCTGATGCTGTTTGATGAACCCACAAGCGCACTTGACCCAGAACTGGTCGGGGAAGTGCTTAATGTTATGCGCGACCTTGCCGGGAGCGGTATGACCATGGTCGTAGTCACACACGAAATGGAGTTCGCCAAAAACGTTGCCAGCAAAGTCGTCTTTATGGATGACGGATATGTTCTGGAGTCCGGCACACCGGAAGAGGTCTTCGGCAATCCTAAAAATGAGCGGACCAGGGCTTTCATAGGAGCTATAGCCTAG
- a CDS encoding ABC transporter substrate-binding protein — translation MTLLKKIIAASVCLLALSLSGICFASGLHDMLPDSIKSSGKIVIGINGIFAPMEYQDPESGKLVGIDVEIADAIAKELGVKVQYDDQQFDQLINSINTKRVDMVISGMSDSAVRRKTLDFIDYFNSGTQCFVPKALAGQIKSLEDLSGKTLAVSASTDYLTTMQRWSKENLVAKGKAGINIMAVDSAGSARMQMVQGRAQASALSPEALGWVNIQQNNAYVAVGPLLESNPYGIAFSKDNTQLRDAVFAALEKVFADGTYMSILKKWGADSGALAKPLINGESPK, via the coding sequence ATGACATTGCTTAAAAAAATTATTGCTGCATCAGTATGTCTGCTGGCTCTGAGTTTGTCTGGAATATGCTTTGCTTCCGGTCTTCATGATATGTTGCCTGATTCAATCAAGTCCAGTGGTAAAATCGTCATCGGTATTAACGGTATTTTCGCCCCCATGGAGTATCAGGACCCTGAGTCCGGTAAATTGGTGGGTATCGATGTGGAAATTGCCGATGCCATTGCCAAGGAGCTTGGTGTTAAAGTCCAGTATGACGACCAGCAGTTTGACCAGTTGATAAACTCTATCAACACCAAAAGGGTCGATATGGTTATCTCCGGCATGTCCGACAGTGCTGTGCGTAGAAAGACTCTCGATTTTATCGACTATTTCAACTCCGGAACACAGTGCTTTGTTCCAAAAGCTCTCGCAGGTCAGATCAAAAGTCTGGAAGACCTCAGCGGTAAAACTCTGGCTGTGTCCGCTTCAACCGATTACCTCACAACCATGCAGAGATGGAGCAAGGAAAATCTTGTTGCCAAGGGAAAAGCAGGAATCAACATCATGGCTGTAGATTCCGCAGGCTCTGCTCGTATGCAGATGGTTCAGGGACGTGCTCAGGCATCAGCTCTGAGTCCTGAAGCTCTCGGCTGGGTCAATATTCAGCAGAACAATGCCTATGTAGCTGTCGGTCCTCTCCTTGAGTCCAATCCTTACGGAATTGCTTTCAGCAAGGATAATACCCAATTGCGTGATGCAGTTTTCGCAGCACTTGAAAAAGTTTTTGCTGACGGAACTTATATGAGCATTCTCAAAAAATGGGGTGCAGACTCCGGTGCACTGGCTAAACCGCTTATCAATGGCGAATCACCTAAATAG
- a CDS encoding AroM family protein, with translation MSKRYKLGLVTLGQSPRVDVEPSLRSILGDDIQVCQRGALDGLSAQEIKSLAPVEGEAGIETCMHGENSIVNGVYVAKKYLLPRLVDAAEFLEKQCDYFFLLCSGQFPDLKKAVPGIIEPIVIIRSVVESIAANGHLCIVGPQSDMSAAPAQWAPYAAEVSTSAASPYDGNDVLALAAEGAKNSGADFILMDDMGFTESQRKLVHEVSGITTLGALSITARVLQELI, from the coding sequence ATGAGTAAAAGATATAAATTGGGGTTAGTTACGCTGGGGCAATCGCCGCGTGTTGATGTTGAGCCTTCACTGCGTTCCATACTGGGAGATGATATTCAGGTTTGTCAGCGGGGGGCACTGGATGGGCTTTCCGCTCAGGAAATAAAGAGCCTTGCTCCGGTTGAGGGAGAGGCCGGCATTGAGACCTGTATGCATGGTGAAAACAGCATTGTTAACGGCGTTTATGTTGCCAAAAAATATTTATTGCCAAGACTTGTTGATGCTGCAGAATTTTTAGAAAAACAGTGCGATTATTTTTTCCTGCTGTGTTCGGGGCAGTTCCCTGATCTGAAAAAGGCCGTACCCGGAATTATCGAGCCGATAGTCATAATTCGGTCCGTAGTAGAATCAATTGCCGCAAACGGGCATTTATGCATTGTCGGGCCGCAATCGGATATGAGCGCGGCACCTGCTCAGTGGGCTCCCTATGCGGCTGAAGTTTCGACTTCAGCCGCTTCACCTTATGACGGCAACGATGTTCTTGCTCTGGCTGCCGAGGGGGCAAAGAACAGCGGAGCCGATTTTATTCTTATGGATGATATGGGGTTTACTGAAAGCCAGCGCAAACTCGTGCATGAAGTTTCCGGTATAACAACGTTGGGCGCTTTAAGCATAACTGCGCGGGTTCTCCAGGAACTGATATAA